A region from the Parafrankia discariae genome encodes:
- the tnpB gene encoding IS607 family element RNA-guided endonuclease TnpB, whose protein sequence is MKTTQAFRFALDPNDVQLAGLRRHAGAARFVYNWGLGFVKAALAQRDAEQSYGLAGEALTVVPWTLPALRLRWNQVKNDVAPWWGECSKEAFSAGLDQLARALKNFSDSKNGKRRGRRVGFPRFKKRGKARDSFRYTTGAYGPAGDLHVKLPRIGRVKVHEPMGALTGRWADGRGRLLGATVSRTAGRWFVSFTVEAEREVPEAPSPRQRAGGPVGVDAGVKHLAVLSTGEQVDNPKPLARSQRKLRKASRAYSRSKPGSAGSRPRATRLGKIHAHVANQRRDGLNKLTTRLATNHDVVVVEDLHVAGMVRNRRLARAVADTGMAEIRRQLDYKTRWYGSRLHIADRWYPSSKTCSGCGWRNPSLTLSDRTFHCQSCYLVIDRDTNAAVNLRNLVAASTSETQNARGADHKTPLAGPVAVKREPGTAAAGQTRGAPPQGEAA, encoded by the coding sequence ATGAAGACGACGCAGGCGTTCCGGTTCGCGCTCGACCCGAACGACGTCCAGCTTGCCGGCCTGCGCCGCCACGCCGGGGCGGCCCGGTTCGTCTACAACTGGGGCCTGGGTTTCGTGAAGGCCGCGCTCGCGCAGCGCGACGCGGAGCAGAGCTACGGCCTGGCCGGTGAGGCGCTGACCGTGGTGCCGTGGACGCTGCCCGCGCTGCGGCTGCGCTGGAACCAGGTGAAGAACGACGTCGCGCCGTGGTGGGGCGAGTGTTCGAAGGAGGCGTTCTCCGCCGGACTCGACCAGTTGGCCCGCGCGTTGAAGAACTTCTCCGACTCGAAGAACGGGAAGCGCAGGGGACGGCGGGTCGGTTTCCCCCGGTTCAAGAAGCGAGGGAAGGCCCGCGACTCCTTCCGGTACACGACCGGCGCCTACGGCCCAGCCGGCGACCTGCACGTCAAGCTACCCCGGATCGGCCGCGTCAAGGTCCACGAACCGATGGGCGCGCTCACCGGCCGGTGGGCCGATGGGCGGGGACGGCTGCTCGGCGCGACCGTGTCCCGCACGGCGGGCCGCTGGTTCGTGTCGTTCACCGTCGAGGCCGAACGGGAGGTTCCCGAAGCGCCGTCACCACGGCAGCGGGCCGGCGGGCCGGTCGGCGTCGATGCCGGCGTGAAGCACCTCGCGGTCCTCTCGACCGGCGAGCAGGTCGACAACCCGAAACCACTCGCCCGCTCCCAGCGGAAGCTACGGAAGGCGTCCCGGGCCTACTCCCGGTCGAAGCCGGGCAGCGCCGGCAGCCGCCCACGCGCCACCCGGCTCGGAAAGATCCACGCGCACGTCGCGAACCAGCGACGCGACGGCCTGAACAAGCTCACCACCCGGCTTGCCACGAACCACGACGTGGTCGTCGTCGAGGACCTGCACGTCGCCGGCATGGTCCGCAACCGGCGCCTCGCCCGCGCCGTCGCCGACACCGGGATGGCCGAGATCCGCCGCCAACTCGACTACAAGACCCGGTGGTACGGCTCGCGGCTGCACATCGCGGACCGCTGGTACCCAAGCTCGAAGACCTGCTCCGGCTGCGGCTGGCGAAACCCAAGCCTGACGCTGTCGGACCGCACGTTCCACTGCCAGTCCTGCTACCTGGTGATCGACCGCGACACCAACGCGGCGGTCAACCTGCGCAACCTCGTCGCCGCCAGTACATCGGAGACGCAAAACGCCCGTGGAGCCGACCATAAGACCCCGCTCGCGGGGCCGGTGGCTGTGAAGCGGGAACCAGGCACGGCCGCGGCCGGTCAGACCCGGGGTGCCCCACCGCAAGGTGAGGCGGCATGA
- a CDS encoding proton-conducting transporter transmembrane domain-containing protein has translation MTIAAVPCVAAAFLLVGSVLARRAPDPRSARAAAAGCVTVTALGVAVTMVVARWTGWPDGHRVGLLAPGSGWWMPFVTCLAGLAATALAPITPPRTIPSLAAGLPAVAARPDARSVASHDQATFARILLVLAGGTAATAVAGPPGAAGPPGVAGPTAAVISWALSAFVVWRELRERAPGRGPTRLFALHHLVGVGACAAGLLLADRLGGTVAALLLAVGVGVRQCLLPLHLWYEPFARTAPAGLVVAFAAGPAGVLLLPEVGRAVPDHGWVVAVAAASALLGAGLGLVARDVRSALAQIGLALSGVLSCGILIGSEPARSGAVLSWQVGAVAAGGAMMIAAATEARRGPMLLTGPGGCFARTPRLAVAFLLFGLTSIGFPATLGFVWEDLLLDGVGGWSVPAAGALVLAVAGAGATVMKWYFAGYTGRRDHVGEQDLTPRESNAVTVLLAALILGELAPALLLP, from the coding sequence GTGACCATCGCGGCCGTCCCGTGCGTCGCGGCCGCCTTTCTGCTCGTCGGCTCGGTGCTGGCGCGGCGGGCCCCGGACCCTCGATCCGCCCGGGCCGCCGCGGCCGGGTGCGTCACCGTCACGGCGCTCGGTGTCGCCGTGACGATGGTCGTCGCCCGCTGGACGGGGTGGCCCGACGGCCACCGGGTGGGCCTGCTCGCCCCCGGGTCCGGGTGGTGGATGCCGTTCGTGACCTGTCTGGCCGGTCTCGCCGCCACCGCGCTGGCACCGATCACCCCGCCCCGGACCATCCCGTCCCTGGCCGCCGGCCTCCCCGCCGTCGCGGCGCGTCCCGACGCGCGGTCGGTCGCCTCGCACGACCAGGCGACGTTCGCGCGGATCCTGCTCGTTCTCGCCGGGGGCACGGCGGCGACCGCGGTGGCTGGCCCGCCCGGGGCGGCTGGTCCGCCCGGGGTGGCCGGTCCGACCGCGGCGGTGATCTCGTGGGCGCTGTCAGCCTTCGTCGTGTGGCGGGAGCTGCGGGAACGCGCCCCCGGCCGCGGCCCGACCCGGCTGTTCGCGCTGCACCATCTCGTGGGAGTCGGGGCGTGCGCCGCCGGGCTTCTCCTGGCCGACCGGCTCGGCGGCACGGTGGCCGCGCTGCTGCTCGCGGTCGGCGTCGGTGTCCGCCAGTGCCTCCTGCCGCTGCACCTGTGGTACGAGCCCTTCGCCCGGACGGCCCCCGCCGGGCTGGTCGTCGCCTTCGCCGCCGGGCCGGCGGGCGTGCTGCTGCTCCCCGAGGTCGGACGGGCGGTGCCGGATCACGGCTGGGTCGTCGCCGTGGCCGCGGCGAGCGCCCTGCTGGGCGCCGGCCTCGGGCTCGTCGCCCGGGACGTCCGGTCCGCGCTCGCCCAGATCGGCCTGGCGCTCTCCGGCGTCTTGAGCTGCGGGATCCTCATCGGGTCCGAGCCGGCACGGTCGGGGGCCGTCCTGTCCTGGCAGGTCGGCGCGGTGGCCGCGGGCGGCGCGATGATGATCGCCGCCGCGACGGAGGCCCGGCGGGGCCCGATGCTCCTTACCGGCCCGGGGGGCTGCTTCGCCCGCACCCCGCGGCTCGCGGTGGCGTTCCTGCTGTTCGGGCTGACGTCGATCGGGTTTCCGGCGACCCTCGGGTTCGTCTGGGAGGACCTGCTGCTCGACGGCGTGGGCGGCTGGTCGGTACCGGCGGCCGGCGCGCTCGTCCTCGCGGTCGCCGGCGCCGGCGCGACGGTGATGAAGTGGTACTTCGCCGGCTACACCGGCCGGCGTGACCACGTCGGCGAGCAGGACCTGACCCCACGCGAGTCCAACGCCGTCACCGTCCTGCTGGCCGCGCTGATCCTCGGCGAGCTCGCCCCCGCCCTGCTCCTGCCCTGA